A genomic stretch from Megachile rotundata isolate GNS110a chromosome 1, iyMegRotu1, whole genome shotgun sequence includes:
- the bora gene encoding aurora kinase A activator-like protein bora, with translation MEQLKWSTPIKSQIEHENFIIKSPVIYKTPVKQYESSYKHTTYQNNIGCISVLPNHITPPSGLTKFIARNPFETDLTNRLHLSVMSPTVFSKASNSSQQSTEFSWSVDELALMHPAKIEEYPTQQIYCTDPETEIKAQAAIDQFFTKNEIIPSPWEVKRKDNRAKTKIDLPVESSPDDLNTESPSSKKDGWCQTVLTFPPELPPHIAEILKPYFKFTQDQNVESDDANSSNNSLRRKLFCNQEDCLDDKEESSVYLSPVKSLILPSSPPQSGMLVNGAPLRQSQNMDYCHNTSQIVSPSLSSPNISPIHSTVHNISRESIRSRSRSVARLDFTTDMSIDESVQHKEYPNNHSLDGALNKVDKEVIENKADNLMNLDCSYMNAQTDVCTETNVVMRDSTQHEYNLEIENSKLDSKHCDDSRAFKCLTESYKISTNESCISQQTNAALGIWEQNSAQDTGYQTYSMNSITNVTDNCNSTPVKQKASWGDRILSTDDEFRLSDWKENIKNIFCSTPSRSNRERDSHIF, from the exons ATGGAACAATTAAAATGGTCAACACCAATTAAGAGTCAAATTgaacatgaaaattttataattaaaagtcCTGTGATATATAAGACTCCTGTGAAACAATATGAATCATCTTATAAACATACTACGTATCAAAATAATATAGGGTGTATTTCTGTTCTTCCAAATCATATTACTCCACCATCTgggttaacaaaatttatagcaAGAAATCCATTTGAAACAGATTTAACTAATAGATTACATTTATCTGTGATGAGTCCTACTGTATTTAGTAAG GCTTCGAATTCATCTCAACAATCTACAGAATTTTCTTGGAGTGTGGATGAGTTAGCATTAATGCATCCTGCAAAGATAGAAGAATATCCTACACAACAGATATATTGTACAGACCCAGAAACTGAAATAAAAGCTCAAGCAGCTATTGATCAATTTTTTACAAAGAATGAGATAATTCCAAGTCCTTGGGAGGTAAAAAGGAAAGACAACAGAGCTAAAACTAAAATTGATTTGCCTGTGGAATCATCCCCAGATGATTTAAATACAGAATCACCTAGCTCTAAAAAAGatg gttGGTGTCAAACAGTATTAACATTTCCACCTGAACTTCCACCACATATCGCTGAGATTTTAAAACCTTACTTTAAATTTACtcaa GATCAAAATGTCGAAAGTGATGATGCCAATTCTAGTAATAATTCTTTAAGAAGAAAATTATTCTGTAACCAAGAAGACTGTTTAGATGATAAAGAAGAATCTTCAGTTTATTTATCACCAGTAAAATCTTTGATTTTACCGTCCAGTCCCCCACAAAGTGGAATGTTGGTGAATGGTGCTCCATTGAGG CAATCACAAAACATGGATTATTGTCACAATACATCTCAAATTGTATCTCCAAGTTTATCATCTCCCAATATATCTCCAATACACAGCACAGTACATAACATATCTCGTGAAAGTATAAGATCGCGATCTCGTTCAGTTGCTCGACTAGATTTTACCACAGATATGAGCATAGACGAATCTGTGCAACATAAGGAGTATCCAAACAATCATTCTTTAG atggGGCACTTAATAAGGTCGACAAGGAAGTGATAGAAAACAAAGCGGATAATCTTATGAACTTAGACTGTAGTTATATGAATGCTCAAACTGATGTTTGTACAGAAACAAACGTTGTAATGAGAGACTCGACTCAACACGAATATAATCTTGAGatagaaaattcaaaacttgACTCTAAGCATTGTGATGATTCTCGCGCGTTTAAATGTTTAACCGAGTCGTATAAAATAAGTACGAATGAAAGTTGCATTTCTCAACAAACGAATGCAGCATTAGGTATCTGGGAACAAAACTCTGCACAGGATACTGGTTATCAAACTTATAGTATGAATAGTATAACAAATGTTACCGATAATTGTAACAGTACACCAGTAAAACAAAAAGCGTCTTGGGGTGACCGAATTTTATCAACTGATGACGAATTTCGTTTGTCTGATTGGAAAGAAAacatcaaaaatatattttgttctaCCCCATCACGATCAAATAGGGAAAGAGATAGTCATATattttaa
- the LOC105662690 gene encoding uncharacterized protein LOC105662690: MDHNRKACESDKDEKLYILEIFIDSVNMYSEKLDKIDAASLGVDLNIIDIPVFRIFQSSFLLTKPDRGKEKSYETGFCKIAFNCGKMYMFTRNPSVLIQKLREKPILLDVYKIKEILICPEEVIKHPLGHTTIPLSGCLCDHTTMASNDIYHLPKSYEIKNMFGLIDEEDQPAGFIKVFIRLTCFGTYTTTPFAIAEKKLLFKNIGSFNEFLCTKVPYSDEDDRRAAEASAKFCMPDKIFEESELDTPPRTINTVGLILVCKELSLRDGFPADVVHPNYPPKLPDVSIEERSFDVEKARRKGFKQAVFEEPATLVESEFVSTHRECINIGCAGSICSGKK; this comes from the coding sequence ATGGACCACAATCGCAAAGCATGTGAATCTGATAAGGACGAAAAATTGTACATCCTCGAGATTTTTATCGATTCTGTCAACATGTATTCCGAGAAATTAGACAAGATTGATGCTGCTTCACTGGGTGTCGATTTGAACATAATAGACATACCAGTGTTTCGAATCTTTCAAAGTAGTTTTTTATTGACCAAACCAGACAGAGGAAAAGAGAAGTCGTACGAGACTGGATTTTGCAAAATTGCTTTCAACTGCGGAAAAATGTACATGTTCACTAGGAACCCCAGTGTACTGATACAAAAACTGCGAGAGAAACCAATATTATTAGACGTGTATAAAATCAAAGAAATCCTTATTTGTCCCGAAGAGGTGATTAAACATCCATTAGGACACACAACAATCCCTTTGTCAGGTTGTCTTTGCGATCATACAACAATGGCGAGCAATGACATCTATCATTTACCTAAATCATACGAAATAAAAAACATGTTCGGTCTTATAGACGAAGAAGATCAACCAGCCGGTTTTATTAAAGTTTTCATTAGGTTAACATGCTTTGGAACGTATACGACTACCCCATTTGCAATTGCAGAGAAGAAACTACTTTTTAAAAACATCGGATCGTTCAACGAATTTTTATGTACCAAAGTACCATATTCGGACGAAGATGACAGAAGAGCCGCGGAAGCGAGTGCGAAATTCTGTATGCCtgataaaatttttgaagaaaGCGAATTGGATACTCCTCCACGAACGATTAATACGGTCGGTCTTATACTTGTCTGCAAAGAATTGTCTTTGAGAGATGGATTTCCTGCCGACGTGGTTCATCCAAATTATCCGCCAAAACTTCCGGATGTCAGTATCGAAGAGAGATCATTTGATGTCGAAAAGGCACGTCGCAAAGGATTTAAACAAGCGGTGTTTGAAGAACCTGCTACTTTAGTTGAAAGCGAATTCGTTTCGACGCACAGGGAGTGTATCAACATCGGATGTGCTGGCAGTATTTGTTCtggaaaaaaataa
- the Mcr gene encoding macroglobulin complement-related has translation MWIWILVLTFACGNSQLSQEPTESTRVPWNRYDSIDRDQPGYGTRNPGNPGDNVIIKEATYFVVASRMVRPGQIYRLAVNVLYSPLPMMIRASIQRNGVEIASDYQEVKEGIPETLMMRMPPTSVGGEYKLRVEGTYNSLTGGQAFLNETKLIFSQRSMSIFIQLDKPVYMQKETVRFRTIPINTELKAFNNPIDVYMLDPYRRIMRRWLSRQSNLGTVSLSYQLSDQPVFGDWIIQVIAQGQVEEKTFLVEEYYQTRFEVNVTMPAFFFDNDPYIYGTVQANYTSGAPVRGNLTLKATFKSLDRRSPEVAPESIERYFYFDEYYPSWLKVPYNYENQIPVLRFFNGTYHFRYPMAELLTFVPAANGAEITVTATVGERFLEEVVTGYSTARIFNSTTKIRFLGGTPQVFKPAMPFSLNLVASFHDNSVLRPSQLKGAVMEIRAEIETRTGGRRTIETQYLKPTPDNAGIWSTRMDLRKQLGLEHNSDHAQQILNDIFSMRVFAYLTDGEGFRTQTELLLLAHESPNQQQIKISTSTEKPKVGEYMIFHVQTNIYIDTFNYIIMAKGIILLTGQDTMQHNIKTIAVPLSVEMAPVATIVVYHIGQYSNVIADSLTFSVNGISRNNFTVHINNKKARTGENVEVAIYGEPGAYVALSAIDRAFYTMQAGNELTYANVISKMAHFDEETNGTQSHTWLYHDGDPDELVYFPSSTFGIDVNRTFEYIGLVVFTDAFVYRRPDNCNASLGLGECLTGKCYRLDKKCDGIFDCEDGTDEANCEYRNLTDIAMFRKWRFNRVQRLYENVWLWKDINIGPHGRYIFNIDVPRRPVQWMVTAFSMSPSNGFGMLPKAIEYLGVLPFYINVEMPTHSRQGEQIGVRVSVFNYLRYNIEAIVVLTDSKDYKFVHVEENGIVQSYKPRTSFGEHQFFIWIPAQDAAIVYLPIVPVRLGDIKVHIYATTVIGRDSVTRTLHVEADGLPQHRHQSILLDLSNRAYVFQYMHVNITETPIIPYDENRYYVFGSNKAVISLVGDVVGPIFPTMPVNATSLMDLPMDCAEQNMFSFAANLYTTLYMRLINQRNRTQEKESFYYMNIGYQRQLSFMNPDGSFSLFRSDWNQSEPSVWLTAFCARVLQEARFYEWENYLYIDPEVIANAISWILKHQTPDGSFYEVRWLPDRKMNSSLNYDYDEITHRNISLTAHVLITLQSVKDLPEGLGTQVAVSAANAVKWLERNLKLLENRGKPYEIAIVAYALLLAKASTAGQAFNILSSHARREGGLTYWGREPVPLPPYKLENQKPFLLPRLPYKYDSENIETTAYALLVHVARQEIMIEPIVKWLNAQRLTDGGWASTQDTAWAMKALMDYTVRSRIRDVSSLTVTVEATSLPGQTKTLFVNDNNLAKLQTIEIPEAWGTVKVQAKGAGYAILQMSVQYNVDIAKFQTQPPVRAFDLVTRANFHGRNQSHISYLSCQRWTNTNESARSGMAVLDVAIPTGYIIQQQTLDRYILSKQVRNLQRARFQERKVLFYFDYLDQEETCVNFTIERWFPVANMSRYHAIRVYDYYAPERFNETIFDALPTYTLNICEVCGSSQCPYCPIYNAATLLSTPTGFLLTVSLVVITRYFRMQELIIGI, from the exons ATGTGGATTTGGATTTTGGTTTTAACCTTCGCTTGCGGAAACAGTCAGCTCTCGCAGGAGCCGACGGAATCAACGCGTGTTCCTTGGAATCGATATGATTCCATCGACAGGGACCAACCTGGATATGGAACACGAAATCCTGGGAATCCGGGCgataatgttataataaaagAGGC CACATATTTTGTGGTGGCCTCTCGTATGGTTAGACCTGGACAAATCTACCGATTAGCTGTAAATGTGTTATATAGTCCACTGCCAATGATGATACGTGCTTCTATTCAAAGGAATGGCGTTGAAATTGCTTCGGATTATCAAGAAGTAAAAGAAGGCATACCAGAAACTTTGATGATGAGGATGCCACCTACATCTGTTGGTGGAGAATATAAGTTAAGAGTAGAAGGAACGTACAACAGTTTAACTGGTGGTCAagcatttttaaatgaaacgaaACTTATATTTTCTCAAAGATCTATGAGTATATTTATTCAGTTGGATAAGCCTGTGTATATGCAAAAGGAAACTGTGCGATTTAGAACTATACCTATAAACACAGAACTAAAAGCATTTAATAATCCTATTGATGTGTACATGTTGGATCCATATAGAAGAATAATGAGACGGTGGTTAAGTAGACAAAGTAATTTGGGAACAGTATCTTTATCGTATCAACTATCTGATCAACCTGTTTTTGGAGATTGGATTATACAAGTGATAGCACAAGGCCAAGTAGAAGAGAAAACTTTCTTAGTGGAGGAATATTACCAGACTCGATTTGAAGTTAATGTTACAATGCCAGCATTTTTCTTTGATAATGATCCATACATATATGGTACAGTTCAAGCAAATTACACAAGTGGTGCACCAGTGAGAGGAAACTTAACTCTTAAAGCTACTTTTAAATCGCTTGATAGAAGATCACCAGAAGTTGCTCCTGAATCTATTGAAAGATATTTTTACTTTGATGAATATTATCCTTCGTGGTTAAAGGTACCATATAATTATGAAAACCAAATACCTGTGTTAAGATTTTTTAATGGAACATATCACTTTCGATATCCTAtggcagaattattaacatttgTACCTGCTGCAAATGGTGCAGAGATCACCGTTACCGCGACTGTTGGGGAAAGATTTTTAGAAGAAGTAGTTACAGGGTACTCTactgctcgaatttttaattctacTACAAAAATACGATTCTTAGGTGGAACACCACAAGTTTTCAAGCCAGCAATgccattttctttaaatttagtAGCATCATTCCATGACAATTCTGTATTAAGACCATCGCAATTAAAAGGAGCTGTGATGGAAATTCGTGCAGAGATTGAAACAAGAACAGGTGGTCGCAGAACCATAGAAACTCAATATCTAAAACCTACACCGGATAATGCAGGTATTTGGTCTACAAGAATGGATTTGAGGAAACAACTTGGACTCGAACACAATTCCGATCATGCTCAGCAAATCCTTAATGATATTTTTTCCATGAGGGTTTTTGCTTACCTCACTGATGGAGAAGGATTCAGAACACAgactgaattattattattggctCACGAATCTCCAAACCAacagcaaataaaaatttcaacctCTACAGAGAAACCTAAAGTTGGAGAATACATGATATTCCATGTACAAACTAATATTTACATTGATACATTTAACTATATTATCATGGCAAAAGGTATCATACTTTTAACAGGACAAGATACTATGCAACATAACATAAAAACAATTGCTGTCCCTCTTAGCGTAGAAATGGCTCCAGTTGCAACAATAGTTGTGTATCACATTGGACAGTACAGTAATGTTATTGCAGATTCTCTAACTTTCTCTGTAAATGGTATTTCACGAAACAATTTTACGGTgcatattaacaataaaaaagcTAGAACTGGTGAAAACGTTGAAGTAGCTATTTATGGAGAACCAGGAGCTTATGTTGCTTTATCAGCTATAGATAGAGCTTTCTACACAATGCAAGCTGGAAACGAATTAACATATGCCAATGTCATATCAAAAATGGCACATTTTGATGAAGAAACAAATGGCACTCAATCTCATACTTGGCTGTATCATGATGGTGATCCAGATGAGCTTGTTTATTTCCCATCTTCAACATTTGGTATAGATGTTAACAGAACATTTGAGTATATTGGATTAGTAGTTTTCACAGATGCTTTTGTTTATCGAAGACCTGATAATTGTAATGCATctttgggacttggagaatgCTTGACTGGGAAATGTTACAGATTGGATAAAAAATGTGATGGAATATTTGATTGCGAAGATGGCACCGACGAAGCAAACTGTGAATACCGAAATCTTACAGATATAGCCATGTTTAGAAAATGGCGATTTAACAGAGTACAAAGATTATATGAAAATGTTTGGTTGTGGAAGGACATTAATATTGGTCCTCATGGTAGATACATTTTTAACATAGATGTGCCACGGAGACCAGTTCAGTGGATGGTCACAGCATTTAGTATGTCTCCAAGTAACGGTTTCGGTATGCTACCAAAAGCAATCGAATACCTAGGAGTCCTACCATTTTACATAAACGTAGAGATGCCGACTCACAGTAGGCAGGGAGAACAGATTGGTGTTCGTGTTTCTGTTTTCAATTATTTGCGTTATAATATAGAGGCTATAGTAGTTTTAACTGATTCAAAAGATTATAAATTTGTTCACGTCGAAGAAAATGGTattgtacaatcatacaaacctcGTACATCTTTTGGTGAACATCAGTTTTTCATTTGGATTCCTGCGCAGGATGCAGCGATCGTCTATTTGCCCATTGTACCTGTAAGACTTGGAGATATAAAAGTACATATCTATGCTACAACTGTAATTGGAAGAGATTCGGTTACTCGAACTTTGCATGTAGAAGCTGATGGTCTTCCTCAGCATCGACATCAGTCTATTCTACTCGATCTTAGTAATCGAGCCTATGTGTTCCAATATATGCACGTTAATATAACAGAAACTCCGATTATACCTTATGACGAAAATCGTTATTATGTATTTGGTTCTAACAAGGCAGTTATAAGCTTGGTTGGAGATGTTGTTGGACCAATTTTCCCAACCATGCCTGTTAATGCTACGAGTCTTATGGATCTTCCTATGGACTGTGCTGAACAAAATATGTTCAGTTTTGCTGCTAATTTGTACACTACGTTATACATGCGTTTAATTAATCAACGTAACAGAACACAAGAGAAGGAAAGTTTTTATTACATGAACATTGGTTATCAGAGACAACTCTCATTCATGAATCCTGATGGATCGTTTAGTTTATTCCGCAGTGATTGGAATCAGTCTGAGCCAAGCGTTTGGTTAACAGCATTCTGTGCACGTGTTTTGCAGGAAGCACGTTTCTATGAGTGGGAAAATTATCTTTACATAGATCCAGAAGTAATAGCTAATGCTATATCTTGGATACTAAAACATCAAACACCTGATGGATCATTTTATGAAGTTAGATGGCTACCAGACCGTAAAATGAATAGTAGTTTAAACTATGATTATGATGAAATAACACATAGAAATATCAGTCTCACTGCTCATGTTCTTATTACGCTGCAAAGCGTAAAAGATCTGCCTGAAGGATTAGGAACTCAAGTTGCAGTAAGTGCTGCAAATGCAGTCAAATGGTTAGAAAGAAACTTGAAACTGTTAGAGAATCGTGGAAAACCATATGAAATAGCAATAGTGGCATATGCTCTATTATTGGCAAAAGCTTCGACTGCGGGACAAGCTTTCAATATTTTGTCCAGCCATGCTCGTAGAGAAGGAGGTTTAACTTATTGGGGAAGAGAGCCAGTACCTCTCCCTCCTTATAAGCTAGAAAATCAAAAGCCATTCCTTCTTCCACGTTTACCATATAAATACGACTCTGAAAATATTGAGACTACTGCATATGCTCTTTTGGTGCACGTTGCACGACAAGAAATAATGATTGAACCTATAGTAAAGTGGTTGAATGCTCAACGATTAACAGATGGTGGCTGGGCTTCTACACAAGACACTGCATGGGCAATGAAAGCTTTAATGGATTACACAGTTAGATCCAGAATTAGAGATGTTAGTTCATTAACGGTTACCGTGGAAGCTACATCTCTTCCAGGACAAACTAAAACGTTGtttgttaatgataataatCTAGCAAAGCTTCAAACTATTGAG atacCAGAAGCTTGGGGAACAGTCAAAGTACAAGCTAAAGGTGCTGGATatgcaattttacaaatgtcAGTACAATATAATGTAGATATTGCTAAATTCCAAACTCAACCACCAGTCAGAGCATTCGACTTGGTTACTAGAGCAAATTTCCATGGCAGAAATCAATCTCACATTTCATATCTCAGTTGTCAGag ATGGACAAACACAAATGAATCGGCGCGTTCTGGAATGGCAGTACTAGATGTAGCCATACCAACTGGTTACATAATTCAGCAGCAAACCTTAGATAGATACATTTTATCAAAACAAGTACGAAATCTTCAAAGAGCTCGATTCCAGGAAAGAAAGGTTTTGTTCTACTTCGATTATCTTGACCAAGAAGAGACCTGCGTAAATTTCACCATAGAGAGATGGTTCCCAGTTGCAAACATGTCACGATACCATGCCATAAGAGTTTACGATTATTATGCACCAG AACGTTTCAATGAAACTATATTTGATGCTCTACCAACGTATACATTAAATATCTGTGAGGTTTGTGGTAGCTCTCAATGTCCATATTGTCCAATTTATAATGCTGCCACATTGTTGTCTACGCCTACTGGTTTTCTACTTACAGTGTCTTTAGTAGTTATAACAAGGTATTTTCGAATGCAGGAATTAATCATAGGaatttaa